A stretch of the Synechocystis sp. PCC 7338 genome encodes the following:
- a CDS encoding form I ribulose bisphosphate carboxylase large subunit: MVQAKAGFKAGVQDYRLTYYTPDYTPKDTDLLACFRMTPQPGVPAEEAAAAVAAESSTGTWTTVWTDNLTDLDRYKGRCYDLEAVPNEDNQYFAFIAYPLDLFEEGSVTNVLTSLVGNVFGFKALRALRLEDIRFPVALIKTFQGPPHGITVERDKLNKYGRPLLGCTIKPKLGLSAKNYGRAVYECLRGGLDFTKDDENINSQPFMRWRDRFLFVQEAIEKAQAETNEMKGHYLNVTAGTCEEMMKRAEFAKEIGTPIIMHDFFTGGFTANTTLARWCRDNGILLHIHRAMHAVVDRQKNHGIHFRVLAKCLRLSGGDHLHSGTVVGKLEGERGITMGFVDLMREDYVEEDRSRGIFFTQDYASMPGTMPVASGGIHVWHMPALVEIFGDDSCLQFGGGTLGHPWGNAPGATANRVALEACVQARNEGRNLAREGNDVIREACRWSPELAAACELWKEIKFEFEAMDTL, encoded by the coding sequence ATGGTACAAGCCAAAGCAGGGTTCAAGGCGGGCGTACAAGATTATCGCCTGACCTACTATACCCCCGACTACACCCCCAAGGATACCGACCTGCTCGCCTGCTTCCGTATGACCCCTCAACCGGGTGTACCTGCTGAAGAAGCCGCTGCTGCGGTGGCCGCTGAGTCTTCCACCGGTACCTGGACCACCGTTTGGACTGACAACCTAACCGATTTGGATCGCTACAAAGGTCGTTGCTATGACCTGGAAGCCGTTCCCAACGAAGATAACCAATATTTTGCTTTTATTGCCTATCCTCTAGATTTATTTGAAGAAGGTTCCGTCACCAACGTTTTAACCTCTTTGGTCGGTAACGTATTTGGTTTTAAAGCCCTGCGGGCCCTCCGTTTAGAAGATATTCGTTTTCCCGTTGCTTTAATTAAAACCTTCCAAGGGCCCCCCCACGGCATCACCGTTGAGCGGGACAAATTAAACAAATACGGTCGTCCTCTCCTTGGTTGTACCATCAAACCCAAACTTGGTTTGTCCGCCAAAAACTACGGTCGGGCCGTTTACGAATGTCTGCGGGGTGGTTTGGACTTCACCAAAGACGACGAAAACATCAACTCCCAGCCCTTCATGCGTTGGCGTGATCGTTTCCTCTTCGTTCAAGAGGCGATCGAAAAAGCCCAGGCTGAGACCAACGAAATGAAAGGTCACTACCTGAACGTTACCGCTGGCACCTGCGAAGAAATGATGAAACGGGCCGAGTTTGCCAAAGAAATTGGCACCCCCATCATCATGCATGACTTCTTCACTGGTGGTTTCACCGCTAATACCACCCTGGCTCGCTGGTGTCGGGACAACGGCATTCTGCTCCACATTCACCGAGCAATGCACGCCGTAGTTGATCGTCAGAAAAACCACGGGATCCACTTCCGGGTTCTGGCCAAATGTCTACGTCTGTCCGGTGGGGACCACCTCCACTCCGGTACCGTGGTCGGTAAGTTGGAAGGCGAACGGGGCATCACCATGGGCTTCGTTGACCTCATGCGGGAAGATTACGTTGAGGAAGACCGTTCCCGGGGTATTTTCTTCACCCAAGACTATGCTTCCATGCCTGGCACCATGCCCGTAGCTTCCGGTGGTATCCACGTATGGCACATGCCCGCGTTGGTGGAAATCTTTGGTGATGACTCTTGCCTCCAGTTTGGTGGTGGTACTTTGGGTCACCCCTGGGGTAATGCCCCCGGTGCAACTGCCAACCGGGTAGCTCTGGAAGCCTGTGTTCAAGCTCGGAACGAAGGTCGTAACCTAGCCCGGGAAGGTAATGACGTTATCCGCGAAGCCTGTCGTTGGTCCCCCGAATTGGCCGCGGCTTGTGAACTCTGGAAAGAAATCAAGTTCGAGTTCGAGGCCATGGATACCCTCTAA
- a CDS encoding L-threonylcarbamoyladenylate synthase, producing MVTLDKTATKIIKLNSGAIPAIQSVLEQEAMVLLGLATTYVLVVNGASPRAVAQLRAFKQFDKDQPLGILTRGDRAMDVAKISPAAQKLMGLFPLPITLIVEALPHLDPGITQGFRNLFIACPDAFVFDLVGAMPFPLVCATAKVGGEPVTSFAAASRYFEGRVPLIGDGGRCRYARRGTLIDCTLPLPTIMNFGPISFDDLRPLVPEIILPSHLMK from the coding sequence ATGGTTACACTGGATAAAACTGCAACAAAAATCATCAAGCTAAACTCCGGAGCAATTCCTGCAATTCAATCCGTCTTGGAGCAGGAAGCAATGGTCTTATTAGGTTTAGCCACTACCTATGTGCTAGTAGTCAATGGTGCCAGTCCTAGGGCAGTGGCCCAGTTGCGGGCCTTTAAGCAATTTGACAAAGACCAACCTCTAGGCATTCTCACCCGGGGCGATCGGGCCATGGATGTGGCAAAAATTTCCCCCGCCGCCCAAAAATTGATGGGTCTTTTTCCTTTACCCATAACCCTCATTGTGGAAGCCTTGCCCCATTTAGACCCAGGCATTACCCAGGGCTTTCGCAATCTTTTTATCGCCTGTCCCGATGCCTTTGTTTTCGATTTGGTGGGGGCGATGCCTTTTCCGTTGGTGTGTGCCACGGCCAAAGTAGGGGGAGAACCCGTAACTAGTTTCGCGGCAGCTAGCCGTTATTTTGAAGGTCGGGTACCTTTAATTGGCGATGGTGGCCGATGTCGTTATGCCCGACGGGGAACATTGATCGACTGTACTTTGCCCTTACCTACAATTATGAATTTTGGTCCTATTTCCTTTGACGACCTGCGCCCCCTGGTCCCGGAAATCATTTTGCCTTCCCATCTGATGAAATGA
- a CDS encoding YqaE/Pmp3 family membrane protein gives MDIVKIICAILLPPLGVFLQVGIGKDFWLNLLLTIFGLYILGLVHAIWVIAREN, from the coding sequence ATGGACATTGTTAAAATCATTTGCGCGATTCTTTTGCCACCCCTGGGGGTCTTCTTGCAGGTGGGTATTGGCAAAGACTTTTGGCTTAACTTACTACTAACCATTTTTGGGCTATACATTCTTGGCCTTGTCCATGCAATTTGGGTCATTGCCCGGGAAAATTAG
- a CDS encoding HlyD family efflux transporter periplasmic adaptor subunit, whose protein sequence is MGSIATDFQTSSPAKPLAKKSPFGRWQIGVGLIGLTLFGAIAAQQGWLPFISKTEPVEMEVIPSPLPTVTALGRLEPQGEMIYLSAPTASQETRLEKLLVKVGDRVEAGQTIALLSGRDRWQAALTQAQGDLQVAEARLAQVKAGAKNEDITAQSAQIAQRQAQWQEDVKAKNAELKRLQAQWDGDRQIQQATLKQLQADWQGQRTEIEAKLQRLQAELANAKMEYQRYQQLYTAGAISESVFDGKALAVDSLQQQVKENQANLNRVNRTSVEKISAAETELTSLNQTFPQQIQAVQADLRRLQKTGVASVQEAEAQRESLANVRPVDVQVADAEVQRAKAAVQKAQTDLAQTVITAPEAGEILAVYTRPGEKIADQGIVSLGQTQQMMAIAEVYQGDIGRIQLGQMAKITSPILDESLQGRVQRIDPLVQRQTIVNEDPAANIDAKVIEVRIELDPESSNRVKNLTNLQVTVTIQTPVQ, encoded by the coding sequence ATGGGATCAATTGCAACGGACTTTCAAACATCTTCTCCGGCTAAACCATTGGCTAAAAAGTCTCCTTTTGGCCGTTGGCAGATTGGTGTTGGGCTAATTGGGTTGACATTGTTCGGGGCGATCGCCGCTCAGCAAGGATGGTTACCCTTCATATCGAAGACGGAACCCGTTGAGATGGAAGTTATTCCTTCCCCCTTGCCCACCGTCACTGCCCTAGGTCGTTTAGAACCCCAAGGGGAAATGATTTATCTCAGTGCCCCCACCGCCAGCCAGGAAACCCGATTGGAAAAATTGTTGGTCAAGGTCGGCGATCGGGTAGAAGCGGGTCAAACCATCGCCCTGTTGAGTGGTCGGGATCGGTGGCAGGCGGCATTAACCCAAGCCCAAGGGGATTTGCAAGTGGCGGAAGCTCGCTTGGCCCAAGTCAAAGCCGGGGCAAAAAATGAAGATATTACGGCTCAATCGGCCCAAATTGCCCAACGCCAAGCCCAATGGCAAGAAGATGTCAAAGCCAAAAATGCAGAGCTTAAACGTTTACAAGCCCAGTGGGACGGCGATCGACAAATCCAACAGGCAACCTTGAAACAACTGCAAGCGGATTGGCAGGGGCAAAGGACAGAAATTGAAGCCAAATTGCAACGACTGCAAGCGGAATTGGCCAACGCCAAAATGGAGTACCAACGTTATCAACAGCTTTATACTGCTGGGGCCATTTCCGAATCGGTGTTTGATGGCAAAGCCCTCGCGGTGGATAGTTTACAGCAACAGGTTAAGGAAAATCAGGCTAATTTAAACCGGGTTAACCGCACCTCCGTGGAAAAAATTAGCGCCGCTGAAACGGAATTAACCAGCCTTAATCAGACCTTTCCCCAACAAATTCAAGCCGTCCAAGCTGACCTTCGACGGTTGCAAAAAACCGGAGTTGCCTCGGTGCAGGAAGCGGAAGCCCAACGGGAAAGTTTAGCCAATGTGCGTCCGGTAGATGTCCAGGTGGCCGATGCTGAAGTGCAACGGGCTAAAGCGGCGGTGCAAAAAGCCCAAACGGATTTAGCCCAAACGGTGATTACTGCGCCAGAGGCAGGGGAAATTTTGGCAGTCTATACCCGTCCCGGTGAAAAAATTGCGGATCAGGGCATTGTCAGCCTAGGGCAAACCCAACAAATGATGGCGATCGCCGAAGTTTACCAGGGGGATATTGGCCGCATCCAGCTTGGGCAAATGGCAAAAATCACCTCCCCTATTTTGGATGAATCCTTACAAGGCAGGGTGCAACGCATTGATCCCCTCGTGCAACGCCAAACCATTGTTAACGAAGATCCCGCCGCCAATATTGACGCCAAAGTAATCGAAGTCCGCATTGAGCTTGATCCCGAAAGTTCTAACCGGGTGAAGAATTTAACTAACTTGCAAGTCACCGTCACCATCCAAACCCCGGTGCAATAA
- the devC gene encoding ABC transporter permease DevC → MFRFRQLLHTLRDRTPLGLLQLNHDRLRLLTAIAGITFADVLIFMQLGFADALYRTNTQYPRTLQTDLVMISNQADNFNELQTFSRRRLYQALDVPGVKSVDTLYVSSVQWRNPQTREKTPMLVIGQDPHRVALDLPVVNQQLDQLTLPNTVLFDQKSRGRYDKMVEQVERGELVTTEIGTNTVTVTGLFSVGASFADDGALMTSTETFLRLFPKRQANTPSMGLIYLQPDADPESVRATLEAYLPDDVQVFTNQGYVDFEIAYIQRRSPIGFVFGLGTVMGFIVGTVIVYQVLSTDVNSHLAEYATFRAMGYRQRYLLGVIFEEALILSVLGFIPSLAIALGAYRLTAFATALPIFMPVGRAVFVFVLTLAMCSFSGVIAARRLQAADPADIFA, encoded by the coding sequence ATGTTTCGTTTTCGTCAACTGCTCCATACCCTCCGAGATCGCACTCCACTGGGTCTCTTACAACTCAACCATGACCGCCTCCGACTGCTAACGGCGATCGCCGGCATTACCTTTGCTGATGTGTTGATCTTTATGCAATTGGGCTTTGCTGATGCGTTGTATCGTACTAATACCCAATATCCCCGGACACTCCAAACGGATTTGGTAATGATTAGTAATCAAGCGGATAATTTCAACGAATTACAAACTTTTTCCCGTCGCCGTTTGTACCAAGCCCTCGATGTGCCGGGGGTGAAATCCGTGGATACGCTTTATGTTAGTTCCGTGCAATGGCGTAATCCCCAAACCAGGGAAAAGACTCCCATGTTAGTTATCGGTCAAGATCCCCATCGAGTTGCGCTGGATTTGCCGGTGGTTAATCAACAATTGGATCAATTAACGTTACCCAATACGGTGTTATTTGACCAAAAATCCCGAGGCCGCTACGACAAAATGGTGGAGCAGGTAGAACGGGGGGAACTGGTAACTACGGAAATTGGCACAAACACCGTCACCGTAACGGGATTATTTAGTGTGGGGGCATCCTTCGCTGATGATGGGGCCTTAATGACCAGTACAGAGACCTTTTTGAGGCTTTTTCCCAAACGTCAAGCCAACACTCCAAGCATGGGCTTAATCTATCTCCAACCCGATGCTGATCCCGAATCTGTGCGGGCAACCCTAGAGGCTTATCTCCCCGATGATGTGCAAGTGTTTACCAACCAGGGTTATGTGGATTTTGAAATTGCCTATATTCAAAGGCGATCGCCCATTGGCTTTGTGTTTGGTCTAGGCACGGTAATGGGTTTTATCGTCGGTACGGTGATTGTCTATCAAGTGCTTTCCACCGATGTCAACAGTCACCTAGCGGAATACGCCACTTTTCGGGCCATGGGTTACCGTCAACGTTATTTGTTGGGGGTCATTTTTGAAGAAGCGTTAATTTTGTCTGTCCTTGGCTTTATTCCTAGTTTGGCGATCGCCCTGGGGGCCTACCGACTGACGGCCTTTGCTACGGCGTTACCAATTTTTATGCCTGTGGGCCGGGCAGTTTTTGTTTTTGTTTTAACCCTGGCGATGTGTAGCTTCTCCGGTGTGATAGCCGCCCGTCGTCTCCAAGCCGCCGATCCCGCCGATATTTTTGCCTAA
- a CDS encoding DevA family ABC transporter ATP-binding protein yields the protein MNNPPIIVIRQLNHYFGSGDLRKQVLFDIDLDIHAGEIVIMTGPSGSGKTTLLTLIGGLRAAHKGSLQVLGQELCDASEIILVNNRRHNGYIFQAHNLHHSLTALENVQMGLEITGKIAKAERHHRAAQMLEQVGLADHLNYYPANLSGGQKQRVAIARALISHPKMVLADEPTAALDKKSGRDVVNIMQKLAKEQGCTVLLITHDNRILDIADRIIYLEDGRLSLQPAVV from the coding sequence ATGAACAATCCTCCCATTATTGTTATTCGTCAACTGAACCACTATTTCGGCAGTGGCGATCTCCGTAAACAAGTGTTATTTGACATTGACCTAGATATTCACGCCGGGGAAATTGTGATCATGACCGGGCCATCGGGGTCAGGAAAAACCACCTTATTAACCCTAATTGGGGGACTGCGGGCGGCCCACAAAGGCAGTTTACAGGTATTAGGGCAAGAACTCTGTGACGCCAGCGAAATCATTTTGGTCAATAATCGGCGGCATAACGGCTATATTTTCCAAGCCCACAACCTCCACCACAGCTTAACTGCCCTAGAAAATGTGCAAATGGGGCTAGAAATCACCGGGAAAATTGCCAAGGCAGAACGCCATCACCGGGCCGCCCAGATGTTAGAACAAGTCGGTTTAGCGGATCATTTAAATTATTACCCCGCCAATTTATCTGGGGGACAAAAACAACGGGTGGCGATCGCCAGGGCCCTCATTAGCCATCCCAAAATGGTTTTAGCCGATGAACCCACGGCGGCATTGGACAAAAAATCCGGTCGGGATGTGGTGAATATTATGCAAAAACTCGCCAAAGAACAGGGCTGTACAGTGCTATTAATTACCCACGACAACCGCATTTTAGACATTGCCGATCGGATTATTTACCTTGAAGATGGCCGTCTTTCTTTGCAACCTGCGGTTGTTTAA
- a CDS encoding chaperonin family protein RbcX, giving the protein MQTKHIAQATVKVLQSYLTYQAVLRIQSELGETNPPQAIWLNQYLASHNIQNGETFLTELLDENKELVLRILAVREDIAESVLDFLPGMTRSSLTESNIAHRRHLLERLTRTVAEVDNFPSETSNGEFRQ; this is encoded by the coding sequence ATGCAAACTAAGCATATAGCTCAGGCAACGGTGAAAGTACTGCAAAGTTACCTCACCTACCAAGCCGTCCTCAGGATCCAGAGTGAACTAGGGGAAACCAACCCTCCCCAGGCCATTTGGTTAAACCAATATTTAGCCAGTCACAATATTCAAAATGGAGAAACGTTTTTGACGGAACTCCTGGATGAAAATAAGGAACTGGTGCTCAGAATCCTGGCGGTTAGGGAAGACATTGCTGAATCGGTGTTAGATTTTTTGCCCGGTATGACCCGGAGTAGTTTAACAGAGTCCAACATTGCTCACCGCCGTCATTTGCTTGAACGCCTGACCCGCACTGTAGCCGAAGTCGATAATTTCCCTTCGGAAACCTCCAACGGGGAATTCAGACAGTAA
- a CDS encoding nucleotidyltransferase family protein has translation MALSPADVTVVILAGGFGTRIKQQLPDLPKPLAPVAHRPFLDWQLRYLQQQGFRRSLLSTGYLAEKVAAYAQNADIANMVIACVAEEEPLGTAGGFVNAISHHGFKEPAPAWLVLNGDSLIVTDYRVLLAELADDSVDGVILGVHVPDASRFGSLKVNDQGELEQFAEKQGGAGIINSGVYLIGDRLLAKFPPQRPLSFEYDVFPTLLAQGAKIKVHAVEAPFLDIGTPTTLAQAGKFIQSLGMFDQMDDQGK, from the coding sequence ATGGCCCTTTCCCCCGCAGACGTTACCGTGGTCATTTTAGCTGGGGGCTTTGGCACCCGCATTAAACAACAGTTACCAGATTTGCCTAAACCCCTGGCCCCGGTGGCCCACCGTCCTTTCTTAGATTGGCAATTGCGCTATCTGCAACAGCAAGGTTTTCGGCGATCGCTCCTTTCTACGGGTTATTTGGCGGAAAAGGTGGCGGCCTATGCCCAAAATGCCGACATTGCTAACATGGTGATCGCCTGTGTGGCGGAGGAGGAACCGTTGGGAACGGCGGGGGGATTTGTTAATGCGATTAGTCACCATGGTTTCAAAGAACCAGCACCGGCTTGGTTGGTGCTCAATGGCGATTCCTTAATTGTGACGGATTATCGAGTTCTGTTAGCGGAATTGGCCGATGACAGCGTTGATGGGGTAATTTTGGGCGTTCATGTGCCCGATGCATCCCGGTTTGGTTCCCTGAAAGTCAATGACCAAGGAGAGTTGGAACAGTTTGCCGAAAAGCAGGGGGGAGCAGGGATAATTAATAGTGGGGTTTATCTAATTGGCGATCGCCTTTTGGCCAAGTTTCCCCCTCAACGCCCTTTAAGTTTTGAGTATGATGTTTTCCCTACATTGTTGGCCCAGGGAGCCAAAATCAAAGTCCATGCCGTGGAAGCTCCCTTTTTAGACATTGGCACTCCAACAACCCTGGCCCAGGCGGGGAAATTTATCCAATCCCTCGGCATGTTTGACCAAATGGACGATCAGGGGAAATAG
- the ctpA gene encoding carboxyl-terminal processing protease CtpA, producing MGKQTRRLWALVFSLVIGTVIYLGNTPPALAFTEEQKLLLQSWRLVNQAYLDETFNHQNWWLLREKYVKRPLRDREETYTAIEEMLATLDEPFTRLLRPEQYGNLQVTTTGELSGVGLQININPETNQLEIMAPLAGSPAEEAGLQPHDQILAIDGVDTQTLSLDEAAARMRGPKNTKVSLEILPAGTEVPEKLTLTRQLISLSPVVARLDDSRPGQSVGYIRLSQFSANAYREVVHALHHLENQGADGYILDLRNNPGGLLQAGIDIARLWLPESTIVYTVNRQGTQESFTASGEAVTDRPLVVLVNQGTASASEILAGALQDNHRATLLGEKTFGKGLIQSLFELSDGAGIAITVAKYETPEHHDIHKLGIMPDEVVEQPLISFAEITSPADVQYQAALDLLTGGTAIANKSPSIPAMATAHKPN from the coding sequence ATGGGTAAACAGACAAGGCGGTTATGGGCTTTGGTTTTCTCTTTGGTTATTGGGACTGTTATTTATCTGGGCAATACACCGCCGGCCCTGGCCTTCACCGAGGAACAAAAGCTACTGCTACAATCTTGGCGCCTGGTGAATCAAGCCTATCTCGATGAAACCTTTAACCATCAAAATTGGTGGCTGTTGCGGGAAAAGTACGTTAAACGCCCCCTCCGGGACCGGGAAGAAACCTATACGGCGATCGAAGAAATGCTCGCCACCCTAGATGAGCCCTTCACCCGCCTACTGCGTCCAGAACAGTACGGTAATCTCCAGGTGACCACCACCGGTGAGCTATCGGGGGTAGGTCTACAGATCAACATCAACCCGGAAACTAACCAGTTAGAGATTATGGCTCCCCTGGCCGGTTCCCCTGCAGAGGAGGCCGGTCTGCAGCCCCATGACCAAATTTTGGCGATCGACGGCGTGGATACCCAAACCCTGAGCTTAGACGAAGCGGCGGCCAGAATGCGGGGTCCCAAAAACACCAAGGTTTCCCTGGAAATTCTCCCAGCGGGCACCGAAGTCCCCGAAAAACTTACCCTGACTCGGCAATTAATTTCCCTTAGTCCCGTGGTGGCCCGATTAGATGATTCCCGCCCCGGTCAATCGGTGGGTTATATTCGCCTGAGTCAGTTTAGTGCCAATGCCTATAGAGAAGTAGTCCATGCTCTCCACCACCTTGAAAACCAAGGGGCCGACGGTTATATCCTCGATTTACGCAACAATCCCGGTGGCTTACTCCAGGCCGGTATTGACATTGCTCGGTTGTGGCTGCCGGAAAGCACCATTGTCTACACTGTTAATCGCCAAGGCACCCAGGAAAGCTTCACCGCCAGTGGAGAAGCGGTAACCGATCGCCCCTTGGTGGTGTTGGTTAACCAAGGCACTGCCAGTGCCAGCGAAATTTTAGCCGGTGCTTTGCAGGATAATCATCGAGCTACTTTGCTGGGAGAAAAAACCTTTGGCAAGGGGTTAATTCAATCCTTGTTTGAATTGTCCGACGGGGCCGGCATTGCTATCACTGTGGCCAAATACGAAACCCCTGAGCATCACGACATCCATAAATTGGGCATCATGCCCGACGAAGTGGTGGAACAGCCTTTAATTAGCTTTGCGGAAATTACTTCCCCCGCCGATGTGCAATACCAAGCTGCCCTCGATTTACTCACCGGAGGAACGGCAATCGCCAATAAGTCCCCTTCAATCCCCGCCATGGCAACGGCTCACAAGCCCAACTAA
- a CDS encoding ribulose bisphosphate carboxylase small subunit: MKTLPKERRYETLSYLPPLTDQQIAKQVEFLLDQGFIPGVEFEEDPQPDTHFWTMWKLPLFGGATANEVLAEVRECRSENPNCYIRVIGFDNIKQCQTVSFIVHKPNQNQGRY, from the coding sequence ATGAAAACTTTACCCAAAGAGCGCCGCTACGAAACCCTTTCCTACCTTCCCCCTTTAACGGATCAACAAATTGCTAAGCAAGTTGAGTTTCTGTTAGACCAAGGCTTTATTCCCGGTGTGGAATTTGAGGAAGATCCCCAACCCGATACTCACTTCTGGACTATGTGGAAATTACCTCTCTTCGGTGGTGCCACCGCCAATGAAGTTCTAGCCGAAGTGCGGGAATGTCGTTCTGAGAACCCTAATTGTTACATTCGGGTAATCGGCTTTGACAATATTAAACAATGTCAAACCGTGAGCTTCATTGTTCATAAACCCAACCAAAATCAAGGTCGCTACTAA
- a CDS encoding TetR/AcrR family transcriptional regulator — MQAKPVNELDPIKPLRPSNDKAEQILDGALKIFTTQGYAAASMDRIAKAAGVSKPTLYSYFQDKEGLFMALVQNLSQSCDPLFPHRPAIADVDLPPEVFLRQLADKALTGFAQNPALLTLIRLIIGESERFPTLAQSFVREIQKPMLENLAIYLGSQSQLHFPDPMVAARIFAGSLVHFLIVQKLMQGEDILPLESDRLADGLVALMMAAGKKPNV; from the coding sequence ATGCAAGCCAAACCTGTGAACGAGTTAGACCCGATTAAACCGCTACGCCCCAGCAATGACAAAGCCGAGCAAATTTTGGACGGTGCCTTAAAAATTTTCACAACCCAAGGGTATGCGGCGGCCAGTATGGATCGCATTGCCAAGGCGGCGGGGGTCTCTAAGCCCACCCTCTACAGTTATTTTCAGGATAAGGAAGGATTATTCATGGCCTTGGTGCAGAACCTAAGCCAAAGTTGTGATCCCCTGTTTCCCCATCGACCGGCGATCGCCGATGTGGATTTGCCCCCGGAAGTGTTTTTGCGTCAATTGGCCGATAAAGCCCTGACCGGGTTTGCCCAGAATCCGGCCTTATTAACCCTGATTCGCTTGATCATTGGCGAATCCGAACGGTTTCCGACCCTAGCCCAAAGCTTTGTGCGGGAAATCCAAAAACCAATGTTAGAAAATTTAGCCATTTATCTCGGTTCCCAGTCCCAACTCCATTTCCCTGATCCAATGGTGGCCGCCCGGATTTTTGCGGGGTCTTTAGTGCATTTTTTAATTGTGCAAAAGTTAATGCAAGGGGAAGATATTTTGCCCCTGGAGAGCGATCGCCTGGCGGATGGTTTGGTGGCGTTGATGATGGCGGCAGGAAAAAAGCCCAATGTTTAA
- a CDS encoding murein transglycosylase A, which yields MIKQSFPLLALMLFFAVHGSGLGAQSQPLTPVTGANLTPTVGFDEQLWGNHCSAGDKQSLVRAIDHSLAYLKTASAARAYQNYPVPGVTRERVTRSLQRFKILLQQSPSPEALQTAVAREFQFYQAIGNDGQGTVHFTGYFEPVYTASRQRTAEYRYPIYGLPNNFSRWSKPHPTRADLEGLDGLGKSSQLQGREIAWFRNRLDAYLIQVQGSAKINWVGGGQSSVAFAGATDYPYVSLGKETIQEGIFQPGEVTLPKLIEYFEQNPGELSRFIPRNNRLIFFKETSASTPAKGSIGVPVTAERSIATDKSLMPPGAIAVLAAPIPDCRGQKVNVSRFVVDQDTGSAIKGPGRVDIFMGTGQTPGDRAGLMSDDGQIYYLLLR from the coding sequence ATGATTAAACAATCTTTCCCGCTCTTGGCCTTGATGTTGTTTTTTGCTGTCCATGGCAGTGGTCTTGGGGCCCAGTCACAACCATTAACCCCAGTGACGGGGGCAAATTTAACGCCAACAGTGGGTTTTGATGAACAGTTGTGGGGTAACCATTGTTCGGCGGGGGATAAACAGTCCCTAGTGCGGGCCATTGACCATAGTTTGGCCTATTTGAAAACGGCCAGCGCCGCCCGAGCCTATCAGAATTACCCTGTACCGGGGGTGACCAGAGAACGAGTAACCCGTTCCCTGCAGAGATTTAAGATTTTGTTGCAACAGTCTCCCAGCCCGGAAGCTCTTCAGACGGCCGTGGCCAGGGAATTTCAGTTTTATCAGGCGATCGGTAATGATGGCCAGGGAACAGTGCATTTCACTGGTTATTTTGAGCCGGTCTATACTGCCAGTCGCCAACGAACTGCTGAGTATCGTTATCCTATCTATGGCCTACCCAATAATTTTTCCCGTTGGTCTAAGCCCCACCCCACCAGGGCTGATTTAGAAGGATTGGACGGCTTAGGAAAATCGAGTCAGTTGCAAGGGCGGGAAATTGCCTGGTTTCGTAACCGTTTAGATGCCTATCTAATCCAGGTGCAAGGTTCCGCCAAAATCAACTGGGTGGGAGGCGGCCAAAGTTCGGTGGCCTTTGCTGGGGCGACGGATTATCCCTACGTAAGCTTGGGGAAGGAAACTATTCAGGAAGGCATTTTTCAACCGGGGGAAGTTACGTTGCCAAAGTTAATTGAGTATTTTGAACAGAATCCTGGTGAACTAAGCCGTTTCATTCCCCGCAATAACCGTTTGATCTTTTTTAAGGAAACCTCCGCCAGCACCCCCGCCAAGGGCAGTATCGGTGTGCCGGTCACCGCCGAGCGTTCCATTGCCACGGATAAATCCCTTATGCCTCCAGGGGCGATCGCCGTTTTAGCGGCCCCTATTCCCGATTGTCGGGGTCAAAAAGTCAACGTTAGTCGTTTTGTGGTGGACCAGGACACCGGCAGTGCCATCAAAGGCCCCGGTCGGGTCGATATTTTTATGGGCACTGGCCAAACCCCAGGCGATCGGGCCGGTTTAATGAGTGACGACGGGCAAATTTATTATCTGCTCCTGCGCTAA